TTCGACTCCATTCAGGCCTAGTGGGCGAGCACGTGCGCCGCGGCACCACCGATAGAAAAGCAAAGGCATTGATTACCATGCTAGTGTCATGGGTCATCTTGAGTGAGCGCAACACAACAGTGTTTAGGCAAAAGAGCGCAACTCAACAAATCTTGCTCAACATCATTGTCGACGAGGCAAATACGGGTCTTTTTTATTGCGAGAATAATTGTCATGCCTTAACATGGGTGCGTGTTGTAACAAACTCTTTCTCCTCTTTATTTAATATATGAGGCAAAAAATTTGTCTCCGTTTCAAAAATATATATgctatgagtaacatcacacatatcgatacaatatgagtctatagcctaataaataaaATTTTGTATGACACCACACATAGTCTATGAatatgtgtatgttactctccacAGTGGCTAGTCGAAACGGCCGTTCTGCTGGCCCACATCCCACATCTGAGCTCGTGTGACCAGTGGGttttatatttaggaacggaggggtGTGTGTTATCAAAACTCGCTTTGGCACATGGAAGCACACAATCCTGCCACCGAAAAAATATTTTGAAGTGTGAAAAACTTCCAAACAAAAAAGGTATATACATCTCGACATTATATGTGTGCATGTTAAATTTTAAAGAAAACCGAtattttttgtggcttgtgtaaaaagaCAAAAAGATGTCTTGTGAAAAACATTTTTTAACGTTagattttgtctttttcacacGCGACACATAACTTGTCGGTTTTTTCGCGAAACGACTTTGTGAGGATGTATAATATCAAAATGTATACGTCAAATTTTTGTTTGGAAATTTTTGACATTTTAAAATACGTTTAAAACACATTTTAAAACCAGAAGCGCGCGCTCCCGCGTGCCAAAACGCCACTCTGTGTGTTATCATCTTTTTTGGGAAAAAAGGATTGGTACCATCAATATATTGCTTCTCATTACATAGAGTTTCAACACATATTCCATTTTTCTAGGCCTTGATCGCTATGCAGTTTGTCCGGTGTAATTTTTACGAGTAAAAGTAAGACAATTACCACCATAAACGCAGGAGAGAACAGAGCTGATCCAGCCACCATAAACAAGCCAAGCTCACCAGTTTGTCCGAGGGTAATTTACGAACTAATACCAGCAATTGAACGAACTTGGCAAGCAAGCGGTAAATCTAATCTCCGCAACATAGGCAGGCGTTCATACAACTGTTGTACATCCTCATACTGTTCAATATTGCTGACAGCCAGCTTGTCTGTTTCAGGTATCGTCACGAAAAAACAACACAGTTTAATTTAATCGAACCTAAGGAGCTGATATTACAAGCAAAATTAATTCAGCCCAAAGTCATTTCTGGTGCAATTCACCGTCTTCAGAAATGGATTCACACGCATCACTGTCGGAAGGGAACAAATGCAGCTCCCAGCTGTGCATCACACAGGGTGTAGGCTTCCGGGCTTAGCTTCTTCTGAAACTTCTCTTTCAGATTGAGCCTCGTCACGGTTTGCAGAGCCCGCGTGCAGAATCTACGCACCTCCTGGCGACGCGACTTGTTTTCGGGCATCTTTGTGAGGATTTCCTGCATCAGCTCGCACAGCAGAGCCATATGCTTCTTCAAAACCTTTGATGCGCTCGAGACATCGTCGCCGACCCAGGATTTCAATATGCAGTCCACCAGCTCCAAAGTTTGAACTCTTCGGTATTCAGCCTTGGTGCTGCCGATCTTCTGTAGAGCAAAGCCGAAAAGCTCCCGTCCTACCCAGGGGTTCCTGCGGACAGCCTCCTTCACAAAACCAATCTTCAGCCGCGATTTCTTGTTGCTGAAGTAGTCGTTCAGCATGTACTGGAACTTATCGACCACACTTGCAAGTTCCTGCTTGGAACAACCCTTGGAATTGATAATCTTCAGAATCCAAAACGTGGCATTTTGGGCCGCAGAAGCAACTTCTTTGTATCGTGACCGTGATGCCAGATGCAGAGCCTTCTGCAGCAAACTTTCAAGTCTACTAAGTTCGACATCAAAGCCTTTTGGACATTCTTTTGCTTTGAATATCCTTTTCTGCAATATACCACCAATACGTTGCCTGAACTGCTCATTGCCATCGGCGCTATGTGATTTCACAAAAGCTTGCATTAAGAAAGCATACACATCCAGCACCAGTTTTTTTCCTGCAAAGTTGGGAGACAGATGGTTCAAGAAAAAAAAATTGCATAACATAGGTAGATCACATAGAAGAAAACAATTAATACAAGAACACATTAAGATAAGCAAAAGAGAAGAAAACAAACACCTCCAATGCTGTTAAACATTAGATGGTCAAAGTTCTGCATGTTAGTATATTTTAACAGATAAAAAAGGCAAATATAGTTTTGTCCACAAATAGCTATCTAACTAGAAAGTGCAAGCTACAGAAAATATCAACACAATAAAATAGGCTTTTGTATGCCTTTCATCGGAATGGCAAACCCAAACTAAtgatctactccctccattcctaaatataagtctttttagagattccattACAAACTACATACAGATGTGTATTCATTCATTTTGCTAACGGAGTGATACACAATTACAAGTGTCATTTTAGCTGATACACGACATATAGACAACAAAAATAAATGAGTGGGAATATACCTGGATTCCTCTGAAGATATATCTCCAGTAAAGTAAGCACGCGAAGCTTAAATCGCATAAGTTGAGATTGCTGGGTTTCACTACCAGGAAGGTTGTTTCGCTCCTTGAAAATCCTCGCAATATAAGGATCAATACGGAACatagcatcgtcgtccataccatctgAATCATCTGAATCTTCCCCACCTTTGGTAGCTTCTGCCTCATCTCCATCTTTTGCCTTATTGTCGACTGTTTCTTCCAAATCATCCTGATCCTCATCTACTTCATCAGCTGAAtcatcttccatttcctcatccaTTTCATCTGGGGCATCATCAACATTCCCAACATCCGCATCTTCCATTTCATCATCATCTTCGATATCAACACGAgcctcatcttcatcatcatcgcTATCTGTTTGACGACGGGAGCCTTTCAAATCTATCTTTACAACTCTCAGCATATCAAGAAGCCCTGTTTCTGTAATCTCATCACTGAACACACGGAAAACCTGTGGTTTCAAAGAGAAGACGTAGTTAGTTACAGCAATAAAATACTCCCTCTGTACactaatgtaagacgtttttgcagttcAAATTAATGTACAGAGGTAGTATATGCCAAGAGTTTCAAAAAAAAGGTGAGACGAGCATATTGTCTGCTTCCATTTTGACTGATACAGATATGGAAAATGTACATTTCATGTTTAGGAATGATGATGAAAATATATTACATTGACTGAAAGAGGCACAAATGATTAAGATGAATGCACTCTACTTATTTCTTAGTATCATCACTTTAGATTTTTCAAAATTGTAAAAGTGCCAGCTGCTATGAATACTTGCCTGTTCAATGGCAAAACACACGGGGCCAGATACATGAGGCAAAACAGAGAGAAAAGTCTGCACAAGTACATCAATAGACTCTAATGACCCATCCTCATTAGGCTCATCTGACCCATCCTCATCAGACTCCTCTGTACCACCCTCAACAGATTCCGGCGCACTGGAATTGTCGCACTGAGCAATTGAAGGAAATGTTTTCTTGCAACATATAATCACATCAATTGCAGCCTCCCAGAACTCCTCTGGATGGAGCAGAACTTGCAGCAGTAACTGAATAAGGAGATAACGTATCACGTGCATTTTAGTTGAATCCAATCCAGTGCCAATTTTTCTTTCCTGATCACGCAGAAAGAAACCACAGATATCAGATAAAGACCCAACAAGGATATGCATGAAGGAACATCAATGATAATTTACAGAACTGTTAGTTtcaaacaacactacaaaaatTCCATGACTCTCACATAAGCAAACATAGAAGGATATCCAAAACAACAGAAGAAAGTAATGCACTTCTCTTTGGTCACAGGCTATCACATTGTCAGAAAGTATTCATGCAATCCTCTAATGGCACAAGTTCGACATAAGAGCAGCTACAGTGGTAAAAAGGTAGCCCTCTCTTATGCCCTCCACATCTACTATCACATTGTCAGAAAGTATTCATGCAATCCTCTAATGGCACAAGTTCGACATAAGGGCAGCTACAGTGGTAAAAAGGTAGCCCTCTCTTATGCCCTCCACATCTACAGATGATAATAATATAATGTTGCATTTGTTTAATCCATAGCAACATTTCACACACACACCGACATATATGCACAACCAAGTAGGGCATGTGTACACCTCAAAAAAAAAACATGCTCACTACATCATCTTTGCAGACCAATAAAACACAATCTAGAGCATATAAGCAATGAATAAGCCAAGTGGAACAGCAAGCAGTCACAAACCTCCTGGAAAAGTGCAGATTCCGTAGCCAGTGTTTTCTTGAATGCATTATCATCATTGCTGCTCAAGGTTCTGAACAGTGAAACTGAAGGAATATTGCACACAGTGTTAATGAAACGCATGAAGTAGAAGCCTAAGTCATTAGACTTAACCCCGCTAACATGCAAAGCCTCGTCCTTTTGTGCATCTTCTAGTAATAACTGAAGTTGTTCGATGCATTCATTGCGAAGTGATGTTGATATAGCTGTCTTTGGCCATTTGAACTTCTCTTGCAACTCAAATGATGTCACCTCAGTTCCTAAAGAGGCTGAGAACAGACCTTGGACTGCAAAGAATTTTAGTATCTCAGTCTGCACCTGAAATTTTTCTTCAATACACTTGATCATCTCAGAATCTGTCAGCGAACTTCCTTTAGATGTAAGCTTCAGATTTTTCAAGACAAATGGAATTGTATTGACCACCCAACTCTTCAGAAGGTCAGCGTTCCCTTCGCCAACAAGTTCCTTATCTTCAATTGAGCCAACTTCTGAATTCTCATCAGTTGTCTGACTTTGATCAGATGGTTCATCTGCAACAGAACCTTCATCCACAAAGAGTGCCATCAAATTTTGCACAAGATGCAAACAATCTTGGCCATTCTGGATCTTGGCGATCAACCCTTTAACAGTTTTTGTTTTTGTCAGGCTGTCAAATCTTCCAAAGCTATACTTCTGCAAGTTGATGACAACAGCAACACAACGATCATTGTCATTGCTTACTAAACTGACTAATTCTTTCAGAAAATGTTGACCGGCATTGTACAACCACGATGAAGCATTAGACAGAATGTCCATCAATCCAAGAACAACTTTGCTGGACAGAATTACTTGAATAGATGATGGAGATAGTCTTGGTAGGAGATCAATAATTATATTAAATGCTAGATGCTTCCGGTCGTGAGATGAGAGCAGCAATGATCTTTCAATAATAACCTCACAGAAATTGCGTAGGTTCTTTTTTGAATCCTCAGAGGAATTGCCTTTCTTACTCTTTTTGTGCTTTTTGCTAGAACTCGTATTGTTATCACTCTGAGAAGCTTCCTCCCGGATGAGCATGTCCGTGATAACATGCCATATACTATGAATGCGTGGAAGACAAAATGCAGATTCCTGCATAAGTTTACAGCAGAACAATTAAAGGATCAACCAGCAAATGCCACAAAATATACAACATTTCAAGAACATAAGAACATACACTGATTATTTCAGATAGAACATAAGATGTTAAAACTTTATTGAAAGTTCCTCCTGAAACTTAAAATTGCTCAAAATTACCTTAAAACAAGCAGCAAGGGATAGAAGATGCTCTTCTGTGAAAAAATTGTCAAGACTGAATGGATATGGCAGAAGCTTCCCAAATATCTCCCTCTGAACATTACTTCTTTCTTGGAACTTCAAAGCCAGGAAGAGCGCATCTGGATCTCCAACATTAGCAGCTCTGTTGAACCAAACTTGTACACAAGGGGTATCTAGAACCTCAGAGAATATAGCTTCATCTGGCAGCTGCAACACACAGAGAAGTTACAAAGAAACAAATCAACCAAGCGATCACATATGGGAACCATTCACAAATGACAAATGTACAAATATTAGTTTTGTTCTTTAATTCCATTTTACCACAAATGGAAATAGAATGTGCGATTGCAAAAACTAGTATAGTGCCAGCAGCCATATGCGCATAGCCAATACTGCAGTGCTGGGTTCATAATGGTGGCCTATTTGTAAAAAAAAATTGTAATTTCTGTCTTTGCATGCTTATCTACAAAAATAAATGACACCAAAGTTACTGGTTTTTGCATTTGCCCCCTGATTTACAGCTAGATTGGGTGGGGGTGGGAGGTAATAGCTCGTCAGAAGGCTTAATAATGACCAAAGGCAAAAGCGAAAAATGATGGCATATTTGTGAAGGATACAGATGTATATTGATGAAACTATTTAGCAGAGGAACATCCATTCATGCCTCTACACTAAAATAATACAGGTTTCAAACCAAATAAACTGCCAATTTTGGTTGATGCTTAAAACCAATATATTTCCTTCTTCAACGAGCCATCAATAAAAACAAACCACATAAAAAAAGATAACAAAAAACAAGCAAGGGAGGTAAGCACACTACAGCAGAAAAGACTAGCACACTTCTCTGGGGTTCTAAAAACACACAAACAACTGGTAAAAAAATAAATATTCATGTTAGCTTGTTTTGGCTGGTAGTTACTTGACTGCTTAGCATCCTAGTACTTTATACTTGATATACTTGACACGAACACCTAGTCCAACTCACTATCGGACTCAGAATTAAGGTTACTTATTTTTAGAATGTCTTGTCAACCATGTGATACAACAACCTCATGTAAATCAGGGCAGAGGCTATGGTCACAGATTTGTTGTACAAATAAGCAGATTGAAAGATCAGATGGTGATGTAATCAAGGATTGAAATTGCTGCACCACAGTAACACCAGTTTTTTTTATTTTGCGACATTTGTTgagtttatttatttattttaaataTTTATCAAATTCTAGCAGGAAAAATATGTTCTCGATGTCCACCAGCAAATAGCATAGACTGCCATGGGCTGCACTGATGCTGTTTCACCTTTCAACGGACACAAGAAACCTTCCATAGCATGCATGATATTTGTAGTTCTACTAGAAGATTAGAGCACTGCATGATACAAAAATTGTTAAGCATGCACCTATGGTATGTACCTTCCTGGTTAAATCCAGAATCAATGCAACCGCAGGCTCGGTGAGATATCGTTTCTTATTTCCAAGTTGCACAACCTCTGTAACAAAATCCCTGAGAATAGGAGAAGACTTATCACGTTTCCACTGTCCTAAAACCCTTCCAGACCTTGCAAGTGATCCGAATCCAAAGAGGCGCCCCAAAAGATTGTCCTTAGCTTCCTACAACGGAATGAGCACTGGAGAATTAAGCTGACAGTACAGTGGGACAAAAGAAATGTGCATCTAATCATGACGCAAGTTACCGGTCCTTTCATGGAAGCCGAATATTCCAGCAAAGCAGGTATCAACTTCATAACGGCTTCGACGCTGATCGCTTTAATTGATTGGAGCACAGCTGCGAGACCCAACGCAAATCCTTGCCTTGCAAACTGCAAATAAGAACCCCGAGCATATAGCAATTAATTGAAGTGTGTCGCTGCAGTTTAATCATTCCATTACATCACAGAACGTAGGTTCTGTCCTAGACTCAGGACAGCATTCCTAACCTCTCTAGAGGAAGAGATACCGCGGATGAGCCGCCGGATGGCATACCGCACGGCGGGCGCGCAGTTATCCAACCCGTCCTCCTTCTCGGCCTCCATCATCTGCGAAGGGCCGTCGTCGCGATCCCCCtcttccccctccccctcctcccgcGCGGCCTTCTCCTTCTCGTACGCCCTCTGCACGTCCCGGAGCTCGGCCACCAGCGCCTCAGCCGCGGCCTCCCTCAGCGAGGCCTCCGGCGACGCCAGGTCCCTGAAGACATTCATGTGGAGCCCCGGCCCCGCCACCACCGGAGCGGGCGCGGGCACCGGGACCACCgccgcggcctcctccgccgccgcggcggGTGCAGGCGCGGGCTGCGgcttgggggcggcggcggccttcTCCGCGGACTGGCGGTGGCGGTCCTTGTCGAGCTGCTTCCGCTGCTTCCTGACCTCCATGgccagcttcttcttcttcttcgccggcACCTCCCCCGCCGggcccgccgccctcgccgcggccTCGTCCTGCGAGGAGTCCGACGCGGCGGGGCCGAGCTCCGCCAGCGCCGTCGGGGGCCGCTTCTTCCCGGCCATCGGATAGGTTGGTTGGTTGGCTGGGTCtccgcgcccgagccgccgtctgCTGAGGTTTATGCCCGAGAAGAGACGGGAcggccaagcttgggggagaggCGCGGCCTACTACTAGGGTTAGGGTTTTTGCTCCCGCCCCCCTCCCTCTTATTTTTTCCCCTTCTACTGAAGCCAGCCCAAGCCCACCACCGTGTCACGGGCCGCGTGCTCTATAGCCCAGTTATCCCGGCCCGAGACCATCAGGCCCGTGAGCATTAATTCTCTCTGGCAGGTGGCGTCCAGGGCGGCGTGTGGGGCCCACGGAATAAGGCGACGGGgcgaggagagaaggaaaggggaaggggAACTGGGAAGCGTGTGTCGGCGCGGCGGAGCAATGGCGGACAAGCCGAGCCGGGCGCTGGTGCTGTACGCCGCCGGCCACGCGGCGCTGCTCGCCGGGGGCGGAGGGGGGAAGGGCCACCTCGACGCGTTCGCCTCCATCGCCTCCTGCGGCTTCCTCTCCGTCCGCACCCCCGCCGTCAACGGTACCAATCCAGCCCCCACCCCCTCTCGCGGTCCGCGCGGTTGCTCTGCTTTGCTTACCCCCCATTAAACTGAGAGGTTTCTGGGCTTGTCTCTCAACCTAGAGGACGGAGGGGACAGGAACAGCGGCACGATTCTCGAGCTGGCGCAGCTGCTCGACGTGTACGATGGCCTCTACCCTGCCAAGGTGTGATCCTGCTCTCCGGGTTTGCGTCAGGAGGAAGTAGCTGCAGAGAGGGTTTGTGTTTGCGGTGCTGATTGTATTTGTTGCACTTTAGGATGGGGAAACTGCCCGGGTGGATCCGCAGGAGCTAGTAGTCCCCAAGCTATCCGAGAGGTTGGATTGTGGTTGGTCTTTTGCCTTGATTATTGTTATTAGTTTAACCATTGTAACTGTGAGGACTGACTTGCTGGTGAAAATCCAGGTTTATGGGGCTGAGAGCTGCTATGGTCACCAATTGCCCGGGTGTTAGCTCATTCGCGGCGAATCTTGGCTTCCACGTTTTTGGAACTGAAGATTTCGCCGCTCAGTCAGGTTCAGGCAGCAGTTCTAAGGACACTAGAATAATCGACCGGGCGTTCACTCTGCTGGGATTTGCAGAGGGGAATGTCCAGGATGTGTCTGAATTCGATCTGGTCTTTGTGCATGCCGCAATGGAGAACACAGCCAGCAAGCTGGGGAAATTAGGGATGAAGACGGATCTCAACCGGCTTGACAAATTGGTGGCTTCCGTCATGGAAGCTGTGCCGGTTGGTTCAGCTGTCGCCGCCCGTATTCATGTGTCTGTGATCTTGAGCTATGGATCTGCTACTGAAAATAAGGAAGAGGCATGCCTCATCGTAAACTCTTCAACCGAAACTGATTCCGACTTGAAGTTACTCCGTCCACGCCAGAGCTACACTATGAAAGCAGGAAAGACGTTGGATGATGTCAGGTAAATATTGTTCTTGGCTAACAAAAAAATGTCATAACAGATGTTTTGAAGTGGAATCTTTATTGCAGAAAAATGCTCCTTTATATTCTGTATGTGTTTGATGTGAGTTGAACCATATCATGGCCTTCCATATATAATCTGTTTGTCATTTCCAGTCAATATTTCGGTGTACAAAATGACTCTGCAATGGCTCGTATCACAACCATTTAGCCATCTCATGAAAGCTAACAGCCACGTTTTGGTTTTGTGAAGTGAAGTTGAAAAATGCCATTCTAATGCATGACAGGACAGGACTAAATTATTTTACAGTAGATGCTACATCAGTCTATGTGCCTAATTTTGTTGTTTTACGCACTCAACCATGGAGCAATGTATTGTACAATGAAAGCACATCTGTGTACAATGACGCGTCTAGACTTACACAAATAACTTTATTATGCATATCCTGTAGGAATCATCATCCAATGCTACTGGCACAGTGGCAACAAGGAGTAACACGTTCTGATTTGGCCAAAGAGTTCTCTTTTGAGGAATTTATAAAGGTCTGCTTAATGCACTTTTTAGAATGTTTACCTGAATCATAGAAACTTTATCAAATAATACTGTATATGCAAGTTTGTTCCTGTGATCCTGTTTATTACTTCTGTTTCTTCAGTTGTTTATAATGAACAAACACTGCAGTTCTCCCTTTTTCTAGTGTGGGTACTGGTGCCAGCATTAGAAACATGCCAGTACCTTTTTTAGGAAATAGAGTTTGTAGATTAGAATAAGCCATGTAGTATTGATATTAATTCCTTGGGTAGTGGGCAGTTTATGTGATAATATAGTAACTATGGTATTACTCACCATGGCTGGTTACCCAAAAAACATCTTGTAGTAGGTATGCAGCATAAAATAATTGCTCATTTTCATTGCTACTGGATGGTGACGTGTATCATCTTTATAGGATGCCCTAGATGATTGTGACTGACCAGAATGAGTATGCTCCACAACAGTAAATCGCAGTAGCTTCTTTCCTGTAAAGCAGTTTCTGAAGGGGTCACACTAAATGGCAGCATTGCTATTGCTTTTACATTCTCACAGCTTCCCCGTCTGTGTGCTCATCTGGTCATGATGTAGAACCTATGCTTCCCACCATGTTATGTTTCTTTGTGTTTGAAGTTTTGGCTGGTGATTCTTAGTTATTTCCAAACACAGGTCTTACCATTTTTTCTCTTTAGTTTCAGTTTCCTTAAATCATTTAACTAACTTCATTTTGTAATGTAATCAACAGCGTGCCGGAAACTTTGCTATGCTTGCTGAGCGCTTTCTACATGAGGTTGCATTTAAGCTCTGGAAAGCGCCAAAATATGGAGCATAGTTCTGTCTGAGGAGGTTTTCTCTTAATAAGGCGTGGAATCACCTAATAAAAGAGGTGTTAGACAAGTACTTCTTTCAAATGGGTACTGCGGCAGATATTGCAAATAGATGAGTTCTGTACTCTCCTATGGTCCTCATTTGGTATCACCCATGCTCCATGCCGACGATGCCGTGGTACTGGGAACTCATAGGCTCATTACCAGTAGTAGTTACTTCGTTTCTGTTGTGAGCCTCTCTAACGCTTAACTTTCATGAAACAATGCCATTCTTCGCAGCTTTGCTTGAAATTTCTTAACGTGGCAGTTGTTTCTGCGTCTAGCTCTGTATCAGCTTCGTACCATGTGCGGATCACTGTATGTATTGCTGGAAATGATGACCGGCTGGAGCATCAATTTTAATAACAAATACCGGAATATGTTTTCCTACAGAAGGATAATGAATTTCTTAAGGCGGTACTAATCACCTTTacttgcagcttcagatctgtgCTTTTACATATCAGCTTGTGTCCGCATGATTGTGCTCGTGTCAGTGTCAAGTATATACATGCAAACTTGCAAAAGGATTAGAATCCCTGTGGTACAAAATTATCCATCCGTATGTCGTCCTATATGTTGGCTATCCTGATTGAGTGCGCCAAGCAGGAGTAGTGCCACACCTTGTCGATGGTGGCCTTTCAATCTTGCAATATGCCGGTGATACACTTCTTTTTTAGGAATATGACCTCGATAAAGCTCGAAATCTGAAACTCTTGCTTTCAACTTTTGAGCAAATGTCGGGCCTTGTTATGAACTTCCATAAAAGTGAATTATTCTGCTTCGAAGAGACCAGACATATCTGGTTGTGCATAAGGTCAATTCTCGATTAAGCCCTCCTTCAATTTCACAGAGCTGTTTGTTCTTACACTGCTCTGTCACCAAGGCCTGTGCTTTGGAAAAATATAGGGCAAAACAGAATGAGCATGGATATATCAATGCGCATGGAAAGCAAACCAAAACAAGATATTTCAGCTCACCGCAGTTCGCAAGACCGAGTAGCTAGTGCAACATACACCAAAACGATTGCAACAACAGTTAGGGCACAGGCATGAGAAGACTAACTAATAGATGAACTTCAAGTGCTCGACGAAAATTCCCATCCTTGGTTTTGAACTTTTGATGCCTCCTAAAGAAGCACAGAACATTCAAGCTAGCATATCAGAATTGAGATGGTCTCATGCGTCTAGCTATAATTCGGCATCCACTATCGCCACAAGTGATCCAACGCCCCTGGAGTAGGAAGGAATGAACACCCACTCCCTCTCTAAGGCAACTTCATTCTCTCTTGAGAGCTGGGGCGCCCGCTAGTATCATCTGAGACAGGCGCTCCTCGTAGTCCAGTCCCTGGAACCCAGCGATGTCCAAGTGTACAAGACGCTCCAGTGAGAGCTGCTGGTTCTCCCAGCCGTCTTCGTCGTGGCAGACGCAAGCTCGATCCAAGCATGCCGGCTGATCCAGTTCACCAAACGGTCAATAATCAAGCCATGAGATGAACTTTTCTCGACGAAGAGCCATGAGACAACTAAAACGTGAAAAAGTAAATTTCGTACCAACGACATTTCAACCCTTAGCTCTGGCAACCAATTTGGACGCACACAGTATATGTATTTCAGTGCTGAATTGCGTGTTTAATCGATCGATTTCGGGTGCTAGAGGAACTCACCTTCTCGGTGCCTCTCGTGACATCAATGCGGAGGTCTTCAAGATTGCTGCATTGTGCAATGAGCCTTGCCAAACTGGAAGCATACGAATGCCCCTTCCGTGTTGTGATATTGACCGTCAGAGCAGTGATGTTAAGTAGCTGTGGTATGTCGTCCACTAGTATGCTCGCACAATCCTCCATCCCTGAACCCGTGGCATCCACCAGGGCCTCCCTCATATACTGCACAAGGAATATTTCGGCATTCGGCAGATAAGTACACTCATATACTACTGCATTTGGGGTACATGTCTCAGTATACGGCAGCTAATCACTACATTAATAAAGGAAAACTGAAGACAGAAAGAAAATGTACACAGGTTACGAAACAGAGTGTATTAGAAGA
The sequence above is a segment of the Aegilops tauschii subsp. strangulata cultivar AL8/78 chromosome 6, Aet v6.0, whole genome shotgun sequence genome. Coding sequences within it:
- the LOC109766332 gene encoding uncharacterized protein, producing the protein MAGKKRPPTALAELGPAASDSSQDEAAARAAGPAGEVPAKKKKKLAMEVRKQRKQLDKDRHRQSAEKAAAAPKPQPAPAPAAAAEEAAAVVPVPAPAPVVAGPGLHMNVFRDLASPEASLREAAAEALVAELRDVQRAYEKEKAAREEGEGEEGDRDDGPSQMMEAEKEDGLDNCAPAVRYAIRRLIRGISSSREFARQGFALGLAAVLQSIKAISVEAVMKLIPALLEYSASMKGPEAKDNLLGRLFGFGSLARSGRVLGQWKRDKSSPILRDFVTEVVQLGNKKRYLTEPAVALILDLTRKLPDEAIFSEVLDTPCVQVWFNRAANVGDPDALFLALKFQERSNVQREIFGKLLPYPFSLDNFFTEEHLLSLAACFKESAFCLPRIHSIWHVITDMLIREEASQSDNNTSSSKKHKKSKKGNSSEDSKKNLRNFCEVIIERSLLLSSHDRKHLAFNIIIDLLPRLSPSSIQVILSSKVVLGLMDILSNASSWLYNAGQHFLKELVSLVSNDNDRCVAVVINLQKYSFGRFDSLTKTKTVKGLIAKIQNGQDCLHLVQNLMALFVDEGSVADEPSDQSQTTDENSEVGSIEDKELVGEGNADLLKSWVVNTIPFVLKNLKLTSKGSSLTDSEMIKCIEEKFQVQTEILKFFAVQGLFSASLGTEVTSFELQEKFKWPKTAISTSLRNECIEQLQLLLEDAQKDEALHVSGVKSNDLGFYFMRFINTVCNIPSVSLFRTLSSNDDNAFKKTLATESALFQEERKIGTGLDSTKMHVIRYLLIQLLLQVLLHPEEFWEAAIDVIICCKKTFPSIAQCDNSSAPESVEGGTEESDEDGSDEPNEDGSLESIDVLVQTFLSVLPHVSGPVCFAIEQVFRVFSDEITETGLLDMLRVVKIDLKGSRRQTDSDDDEDEARVDIEDDDEMEDADVGNVDDAPDEMDEEMEDDSADEVDEDQDDLEETVDNKAKDGDEAEATKGGEDSDDSDGMDDDAMFRIDPYIARIFKERNNLPGSETQQSQLMRFKLRVLTLLEIYLQRNPGKKLVLDVYAFLMQAFVKSHSADGNEQFRQRIGGILQKRIFKAKECPKGFDVELSRLESLLQKALHLASRSRYKEVASAAQNATFWILKIINSKGCSKQELASVVDKFQYMLNDYFSNKKSRLKIGFVKEAVRRNPWVGRELFGFALQKIGSTKAEYRRVQTLELVDCILKSWVGDDVSSASKVLKKHMALLCELMQEILTKMPENKSRRQEVRRFCTRALQTVTRLNLKEKFQKKLSPEAYTLCDAQLGAAFVPFRQ
- the LOC109766334 gene encoding uncharacterized protein, producing the protein MADKPSRALVLYAAGHAALLAGGGGGKGHLDAFASIASCGFLSVRTPAVNEDGGDRNSGTILELAQLLDVYDGLYPAKDGETARVDPQELVVPKLSERFMGLRAAMVTNCPGVSSFAANLGFHVFGTEDFAAQSGSGSSSKDTRIIDRAFTLLGFAEGNVQDVSEFDLVFVHAAMENTASKLGKLGMKTDLNRLDKLVASVMEAVPVGSAVAARIHVSVILSYGSATENKEEACLIVNSSTETDSDLKLLRPRQSYTMKAGKTLDDVRNHHPMLLAQWQQGVTRSDLAKEFSFEEFIKRAGNFAMLAERFLHEVAFKLWKAPKYGA